From the genome of Chania multitudinisentens RB-25, one region includes:
- a CDS encoding TetR/AcrR family transcriptional regulator: MVRPHKAQALDIPRRAIEVTIDLLAEQDAATLTMAEVASRIGCRAPALYNHFRNRDALLRAVHDEGFQRLYASKLNVLEQHGGEVMDRLREGGLAYLAFAHDNPALYRLMFFPPQIEGVGVQPFSSDPARKAFEFLHTNVVEIQQIGYLAGQDPAEVAFTLWSTVHGAALLATQGRSPAAEKNVQAFAQATVNTIMMLIAGSRTI, encoded by the coding sequence AGCGCAGGCTCTCGATATTCCGCGTCGTGCCATTGAGGTCACCATTGATCTGCTCGCAGAGCAGGATGCTGCAACGCTCACCATGGCAGAAGTGGCGAGCAGGATCGGCTGCCGTGCCCCTGCGCTCTATAATCACTTCCGCAATCGTGATGCGCTACTCAGAGCGGTACACGATGAGGGGTTCCAACGGCTCTATGCCAGTAAGCTCAATGTGTTGGAGCAGCATGGCGGTGAGGTTATGGATCGCCTGCGTGAGGGGGGATTGGCGTATCTGGCATTTGCACATGACAACCCGGCACTGTATCGCCTGATGTTTTTTCCGCCTCAGATCGAAGGGGTTGGTGTGCAACCTTTTTCCAGCGACCCTGCGCGTAAGGCTTTCGAGTTTTTACACACTAACGTGGTGGAGATCCAGCAGATAGGGTATCTAGCGGGCCAAGATCCCGCTGAGGTTGCCTTCACGCTGTGGTCCACCGTTCACGGTGCGGCGCTTTTGGCTACTCAGGGGCGTTCACCTGCGGCAGAAAAAAACGTTCAGGCGTTTGCCCAGGCAACGGTAAACACCATCATGATGCTGATTGCGGGTTCCCGCACAATTTAA